CTCAGTAAGCATCAGAAGAATTCACATACCAAGGGGGCTTGTTGTGCCAATTGTTTTTAGGCTGTAGATCCTTGGGGAACCACCTCGTCTCCCTGGATAGATCCACATCATGTCCAAGCGATGTGTCTCTACTTTAGGCACAAGTGGTCACCCTCTCTTGACTTTTCTCACTGTCATTCATGAAGGATAATTCTTCCAAGTTTTACCAGTGAGACGTCTTGTCTATGCAACATCAGTCTCATGGGATGTATACCTTTTCTATAGATCATAGTTATGTACTGTTTTTGAATGGCGCACAGTGAGTGACTTGTAGGGCAGAAGGTGTTCATAAATTGTAgcaaatctgtttttttttgtttgtttcaaagcactttttttttgtttattagCCCACTTGAGTTATGGCCGCATGAGAGAGAAATGCAACCATTTAAACAATTATCCTGAAATCAGGTGTTTGTTTTTTCCttaacaaaacatacagtaacatactatTATATTGGTTTCTGTTCTGTATAATTATCATGTGATCTTCCAAActttgattcagctttgatctaacttttaTGAAACGATAACCATTCAGAGTTGCCTGCGGAGACTGTGGAAGTAGAGAATCCCCGCGTAACCCTGGGAAGAAAAGTCTGATCCACAGCCACTCTGTTTTTAAAGAGTCCTCATATCATGGCCAAATTTAACAAGATATCTAGAATGACATGGACATGTTTTTAAACAGTTTGATGAACGCTAGTCTGTTGAGTCATATTTTGAAACACTCCCCCCTTTCATTTAAACTGCATTGCCTCAATCTGTGATCAACTGTTGTCTATTGGGACTTTCACACAAAGGAGAATGTTACACGGAACTGGAAAACTCATCAATAAAAATTCTCAGAAGTTGGCCTGTTTTGgtattttattttcctttttttttaatCAAGCAAAAGGTTTGTGTGAGCATTAAATAAGACTGTGCAATACACAGTGGGTGCTTGGGAAGACTCGACAATAGGCGTACTGTTAAAATACTCATGAAGGAGTACTCTGGGCAAAGAAATGTTCTTGGTGGTACGGTAACCAAAACAGGCTGAGAACCGTTGGACTAACACTAGAGAAGACCTGAGAAGTTCCTCTGCCTCCCTTACAAGAGCCCCACACTGCCAGGTCGTATCTTCACCAGCCCCTATAACACCCCTTATTCCTCTGCTATTTACAAGAGCCCCACACTGCCAGGTCGTATCTTCACCAGGCCCTATAACACCCCTTATTCCTCTGCTATTTACAAGAGCCCCACACTGCCAGGTCGTATCTTCACCAGGCCCTATAACACCCCTTATTCCTCTGCTATTTACAAGAGTCCCACACTGCCAGGTCGTATCTTCACCAGGCCCTATAACACCCCTTATTCCTCTGCTATTTACAAGAGTCCCACACTGCCAGGTCGTATCTTCACCAGGCCCTATAACACCCCTTGTTCACTTACATTGGTCGTAAGAGCCAGATGCTCCATCTTAAATATTATAGCACACAAACAATGTAAAAGGGACATGCATATAACCCCTATGTGTGTGTGAAGATGCATtgctgtgtgtttttattttattttacctttatttaaaggtcaagtcagttaagaacaaattcttattttcaatgacggcctaggaacagtggggctTTAAATATCTGTTCCGTTAGTCTTTCTACTCATTCAGACAACACATTTCATCCACCAACACAACAAGgtgggactacctgaacttgtctaaTAAGAAACGCCTTGTTTTAGGGTTTTTTCCGTTGCAAAAACATTTTGCAGTAAAAAATGAATAGAAATCTGATGCTGATCAGTCTTTCTTCAGTGCCGTGGTGAACACGCCGAAGAGGATAGCGACTACAGTGAAGCCTTGTGCGAAGATACGTCCTCTCATCACGAGCTGGGACTGCCGGGTCTTGCCTTGTTTGAAGGCTCGGAGACCGTACATCAACGCTCCAGCTGTACCGAGACAACCTGGAGAGGAGACGCAGAATAGAGACTTGaggtttttttttaaccaaacaATTAGGTTTTCCATAACCACTCTTACAATAGATGTGAAAGGAGGAACAGTGATCCAaattcttctctgttctgtttttGAGAAACCTAAAGGTGTGCGATCATAATACATAAAAGAACAGGCACCCTGACCGGTGTCAATCTTAAAGACATTTTAGGCCTGATCGTGTGTAAGGGGGAGGGTGTTTTTAATTCAGATTGTGTATGCAATTCATTCTGTAACCACGGGGGACCGACAGAGGGAGAGCATGTCCAATGTTGTCCGATGTTATATTCACATGAAATGTTCAATCCCGAACTACGTTATACAGACAGTCTGGCCACTGGTCTAGCTGTGTAGTCTAGCACCCAGGGTATGACCCATTGATTGCAATAATTTACCATTATAATACATGTTTATTATGAAACTCCTTGACAAAAAGGCATTGTGGGCCCTGTCATGTTTCATAATGGGGCTTGGAACACTCGGTTATGTTccaatcaaataacattttagtcTACTTTATGGGTTCCACAAGGACACTGCATGACACATCTTATAAAAACTATCTGGCTGTACCAAATTAAGTTGATTGTATGCTATTGCCtaatgtagctaactagctacaaaaCGGTTGTCTGTCTTGGTCGTAAGACGCACATGGATGACCAAATGACTGTCTAGTCAATGCATGAATAATCTAATTTATTAATAGTATGCATTGAAGCCGACTAGGAACACCTCTGGACAGTGGACACTTTTCCCTAGAGTTACTCATTACGCAACTCGCCTATAGGGACGAACGGGTTCTCCTTCGACTTCCTCATCAACTTCTCCTGGAACGTCTCTTATCTGGGTCGAGATAGAGGTGTAAATCCTTCTATAACATGGGGCTTGGATCTGTCGAGCAGTGGTTGTTGGGTCGTTGTCGCTGACTGTTCAGAGACAAACGAGGTAGCGACAGCAG
This genomic stretch from Oncorhynchus tshawytscha isolate Ot180627B linkage group LG21, Otsh_v2.0, whole genome shotgun sequence harbors:
- the LOC112221292 gene encoding LOW QUALITY PROTEIN: HIG1 domain family member 2A (The sequence of the model RefSeq protein was modified relative to this genomic sequence to represent the inferred CDS: substituted 1 base at 1 genomic stop codon), with protein sequence MAAAVATSFVSEQSATTTQQPLLDRSKPHVIEGFTPLSRPRXETFQEKLMRKSKENPFVPIGCLGTAGALMYGLRAFKQGKTRQSQLVMRGRIFAQGFTVVAILFGVFTTALKKD